One genomic window of Stigmatopora nigra isolate UIUO_SnigA chromosome 13, RoL_Snig_1.1, whole genome shotgun sequence includes the following:
- the LOC144206341 gene encoding uncharacterized protein LOC144206341, translating into MDLPEGEIKIKSPEVEFQTPDVNVAVDGKEHRFKMPKFGISMPKVKGPDIDISLSKKDGEFKLPEGEVELPEFEVKLPSAQVDIEAPKIEGQGSVEGSPSKFKLPTISFPKFSLKKQSSKEGEIEIDLPEGEIKIKSPEVEFQTPDVDVAVDDKEHKFKMPKFGISMPKVTGPDIDISLSKKDKEFKLPEGEVELPEFEVKSPSAQIEIEAPKIEGQGSVEGSPSKFKLPTISFPKFSLKKQSSKGEIDIDLPEGEIKIKSPEVEFQTPDVDVAVDGKEHKFKMPKFGISMPKVTGPDIDMSLSKKDVEFKLPGVDVSLAEGKVEIGSPKVNFERPEVDDNINGKEKMPTFGICVPNANGPDIDISKKDGEIRNEKKHTFDDGDKEGAKIETPKSSVAGSPSKFKLPSFKLPKFGDSHSMIHVDRPDVEQDNEIDRIKLVIPDHEAKRVLAAASIDIEGVCVKVTRKDGAEINQLSNVDAEIKNQGNEQLENSIPALELPKVEVDVKLSKGSENKVVSPVSPSKFKLPSLKMPKLIFAHQKPESQNTEHKASQREMKAELNEDADPTSTGIALENPETDLNLAKTEQVEEHSDVFKEEEHTKNIETRQNSTKSPERTGWFRFPTFGLSSPVESAKTRLGVDQKEQRSSTREDQEGMSPTCSVQSSDVFADISSTVTSEYVSLPSSSPTKVMIKFSDPKLPLELDEMNVVTTTTRSELVTIEPNLPEKITILSSEVSSSSEETFRLASEKIHILTSKQVGPESHHAKLLSTIHSTGEASQMSSSWKVESSQSSVRTVSQKQIVRETSQESTETFVISKQITKTFEPAEFFSGNEMASSIQQLRESVHMEKMKFFDSDEKRCDS; encoded by the coding sequence ATGGATCTTCCagaaggggaaataaaaataaagtcacctGAAGTGGAGTTTCAAACACCAGACGTAAATGTCGCTGTAGATGGTAAGGAACACAggtttaaaatgccaaagtttggcATCTCCATGCCAAAAGTAAAAGGGCCAGATATTGACATAAGCTTATCGAAGAAAGATGGAGAGTTCAAGCTTCCAGAAGGAGAAGTTGAACTTCCGGAATTTGAAGTGAAATTACCATCAGCTCAAGTAGACATTGaagctccaaaaattgaaggacagGGCAGTGTTGAAGGATCTCCATCAAAGTTTAAATTACCAACAATCTCATTTCCCAAATTCTCGTTAAAGAAGCAAAGTAGCAAAGAAGGAGAAATTGAGATAGATCTTCCagaaggggaaataaaaattaagtcacctgaagtggagtttcaaacaccagacgtagatgtcgctgtagatGATAAGGAACATaagtttaaaatgccaaagtttggcATCTCCATGCCAAAAGTAACAGGGCCAGATATTGACATAAGCTTATCGAAGAAAGATAAAGAGTTCAAGCTTCCAGAAGGAGAAGTTGAACTTCCGGAATTTGAAGTGAAATCACCATCAGCCCAAATAGAAATTGaagctccaaaaattgaaggacagGGCAGTGTTGAAGGATCTCCATCAAAATTTAAATTACCAACAATCTCATTTCCCAAATTCTCGTTAAAGAAGCAAAGTAGCAAAGGAGAAATTGACATAGATCTCCCAGaaggagaaataaaaataaagtcacctGAAGTGGAATTTCAAACACCAgacgtagatgtcgctgtagatGGTAAGGAACATAAGTTCaaaatgccaaagtttggcATCTCTATGCCAAAAGTAACAGGGCCAGATATTGACATGAGCTTATCGAAGAAAGATGTAGAGTTCAAGCTTCCAGGTGTTGATGTTTCTCTTGCAGAAGGGAAAGTAGAAATCGGTTCACCAAAGGTTAATTTTGAAAGACCAGAAGTAGATGACAATATTAATGGTAAGGAGAAGATGCCAACGTTTGGCATCTGCGTGCCAAACGCCAATGGGCCAGACATTGATATATCAAAGAAAGATGGAGAGATCAGAAACGAAAAGAAACACACATTTGATGATGGAGATAAAGAAGGAGCCAAGATTGAAACTCCAAAAAGTAGTGTTGCAGGATCACCATCAAAATTCAAATTACCATCTTTTAAATTACCTAAATTTGGAGATTCTCATTCTATGATTCATGTCGATCGGCCTGATGTAGAACAAGACAATGAAATTGATCGCATTAAGCTGGTGATACCTGACCATGAAGCAAAGCGGGTTCTTGCAGCAGCCAGCATTGACATTGAAGGAGTATGTGTTAAAGTCACGAGAAAAGATGGAGCTGAAATCAATCAATTATCAAATGTGGATGCTGAGATAAAAAATCAAGGCAATGAACAGTTGGAAAATAGCATTCCAGCCCTGGAATTACCAAAAGTTGAGGTTGATGTGAAGCTGAGCAAAGGCTCAGAGAATAAAGTTGTGAGTCCTGTCTCTCCAAGCAAATTTAAACTGCCGTCCCTTAAAATGCCAAAGTTGATATTTGCACACCAAAAACCGGAGAGCCAAAACACAGAACATAAAGCTAGTCAACGAGAGATGAAAGCTGAACTGAATGAAGATGCCGATCCCACATCAACTGGTATTGCCCTAGAAAATCCTGAGACTGATTTGAATTTGGCAAAAACTGAACAAGTGGAAGAACATTCTGATGTCTTCAAGGAAGAAGAACATACAAAGAATATAGAAACAAGGCAAAATAGCACTAAAAGTCCAGAACGAACGGGATGGTTTAGGTTTCCAACATTTGGACTCTCATCACCAGTAGAATCTGCCAAAACCCGACTAGGAGTTGATCAGAAGGAACAAAGAAGCTCAACGAGAGAAGATCAGGAGGGCATGAGTCCTACCTGTTCGGTGCAGTCATCAGATGTTTTTGCTGACATCAGTTCAACAGTCACAAGCGAGTATGTCAGCTTGCCCTCATCTTCACCGACAAAGGTGATGATCAAATTTTCTGATCCAAAATTACCTCTAGAGCTTGATGAGATGAATGTGGTGACAACCACAACCAGGTCAGAGCTTGTCACAATCGAGCCAAACTTACCCGAAAAGATTACCATCCTATCGTCTGAGGTTTCATCTTCCTCTGAGGAAACTTTCAGACTGGCGTCAGAGAAAATCCACATTCTTACTTCTAAGCAAGTAGGTCCTGAATCACATCATGCTAAACTTCTGTCCACGATCCATTCGACCGGTGAGGCTAGCCAAATGTCATCATCATGGAAAGTGGAGAGCTCTCAGAGTAGCGTGAGAACTGTATCGCAGAAACAAATTGTCCGCGAAACATCACAAGAGAGCACAGAGACATTTGTGATAAGCAAACAAATAACCAAAACTTTCGAACCAGCCGAGTTTTTCTCTGGGAATGAGATGGCTTCATCTATACAGCAATTACGAGAATCTGTTCacatggaaaaaatgaaatttttcgATAGTGATGAAAAGAGATGTGATAGCTAA